Proteins from a genomic interval of Rhodothermus marinus:
- a CDS encoding STAS domain-containing protein gives MNFSIEERYNAVVITLKGNVMGGPDGVKLHEKIHELIREGKKNVVVDLSKVKFMNSSGLGMLISALTSLRNAGGDLRLANVADRIQSLLMITKLITVFKHYDSVEEAVKSFENDPPVPVEQAT, from the coding sequence ATGAATTTCTCCATCGAAGAACGCTACAATGCGGTCGTCATCACGCTGAAGGGCAACGTGATGGGCGGCCCGGACGGCGTCAAACTCCACGAAAAAATTCATGAACTGATCCGGGAAGGGAAGAAAAATGTGGTGGTGGATCTGTCGAAAGTGAAGTTCATGAACTCCAGCGGGCTGGGCATGCTCATCAGCGCGTTGACCTCGCTGCGCAATGCCGGCGGGGACCTGCGCCTGGCGAACGTAGCCGACCGCATTCAGTCGCTGTTGATGATCACGAAACTGATCACCGTCTTCAAGCATTACGACTCGGTGGAGGAAGCGGTCAAAAGCTTTGAGAACGATCCGCCGGTTCCGGTGGAGCAGGCCACCTGA
- the secF gene encoding protein translocase subunit SecF, which yields MRIFENANYPFVQNRKKAYVFSGVLLLLSLVSLVTRGLELGIDFKGGMEFIVSGATEPGATAIREALTPVLGAEPEVKTYGEDILIRVAAEGDINEVQRQIVETIRQRFPETQPEVVQTNIVGPRFAEDLKRGAIYSILGSLLVIFVYILIRFEWRFSLGAVVALFHDVLITLGLFSFLHGWLPFSLEIDQTIIAAFLTIVGYSLNDTVIVFDRIREYTNLFKTKPFEEVVNLSVNATLSRTIITSGTTLLVVVILFIFGGEVLRGFSFALIVGIVIGTYSSIFVASPVVIELRARASVRRLATAR from the coding sequence ATGCGAATCTTTGAAAATGCCAATTACCCGTTCGTGCAGAACCGGAAGAAGGCTTACGTCTTCTCCGGCGTGCTCCTGCTGTTGAGCCTGGTGTCGCTGGTCACGCGTGGATTGGAGCTGGGCATCGACTTCAAAGGCGGTATGGAGTTCATTGTGAGCGGGGCAACAGAGCCCGGCGCTACCGCCATCCGTGAGGCGCTGACGCCCGTGCTTGGCGCCGAGCCCGAAGTGAAGACGTATGGCGAGGACATTCTGATCCGGGTGGCGGCCGAAGGCGACATCAACGAAGTGCAGCGGCAGATCGTCGAAACGATCCGCCAGCGCTTTCCGGAAACGCAACCCGAGGTGGTGCAGACGAACATCGTCGGGCCACGCTTTGCCGAGGATCTCAAGCGTGGCGCCATTTACTCGATCCTGGGCTCATTGCTCGTCATCTTCGTGTACATCCTGATCCGCTTCGAGTGGCGTTTTAGTCTGGGAGCCGTGGTGGCACTCTTCCACGACGTGCTCATCACGCTTGGGTTGTTTTCCTTTTTGCACGGCTGGTTGCCGTTTTCGCTGGAGATCGATCAGACAATTATCGCCGCATTTCTTACCATCGTGGGGTACTCCCTCAACGATACGGTGATCGTTTTTGATCGAATTCGGGAGTATACGAACCTCTTTAAGACCAAGCCGTTTGAGGAGGTGGTGAATCTCTCAGTTAATGCTACGCTGAGCCGTACGATCATCACCTCGGGCACGACCTTGCTGGTCGTCGTGATCCTCTTTATATTCGGAGGAGAGGTGTTGCGGGGCTTTTCGTTCGCACTGATTGTGGGTATCGTGATCGGTACGTATTCGTCGATCTTTGTGGCCTCGCCCGTGGTCATCGAGCTGCGGGCGCGGGCCTCGGTCCGACGACTGGCAACGGCTCGTTAA
- the secD gene encoding protein translocase subunit SecD has product MKRNGFKIGVTLALLLLCGYYLYPTVRYALLQRKLNRMSEEERAAFIEANYGTIQSLRERALKLGLDLQGGMHVTLEVRVDALIRELATDVDETFEEVLAAARERARSGDVSLIDAFVEEFERRDPNARLSRYFRNPDAGITRRSSNEEVAAYLRQQAEEAVNRAIEIIRDRVDRYGVTEPVIQKQGTRRIVVELPGVDDPERVRRLLRGTARLEFRLMADPELLQAALQDIIAYYEPDTTAASDTLAAADTATADTSLASLLGEQPSPERPRNPLLAVMQPVGQGVVFGIVAGPDTAQVNRLLRNPEVQALLPPGIELLYTANPVGTDEQGRPLYYLLGVRKEVELTGEVITDARVEFDELNRPQVSMTMNSEGARIWARLTGANVGKHIAIVLDNVVYSYPVVNERIPSGRSSITGLDSREEAQDIVTVLKSGALPAPVDIIEERTVGPSLGEASIRAGLRSVLTGLLLVALFMIFYYRTGGMIADLALVLNIIFILGILAAFNATLTLPGIAGIVLTIGMAVDANVLIFERIREEQATGKTLRAAIDLGYSKAFSAIFDANITTFFTGAILYSFGVGPIQGFAVTLMAGIAASMFSAIVITRIIFDYLVLERKLMVSVG; this is encoded by the coding sequence GGCGGCCTTCATCGAGGCTAATTACGGAACGATTCAGAGCCTGCGGGAGCGTGCCCTGAAGCTGGGACTCGACCTGCAGGGCGGTATGCACGTGACGCTCGAGGTGCGGGTGGACGCGCTGATCCGGGAGCTGGCCACCGACGTGGACGAAACGTTCGAGGAGGTGCTGGCAGCCGCCCGTGAGCGTGCCCGCTCCGGCGACGTGTCGCTGATCGACGCCTTCGTGGAGGAGTTCGAGCGGCGCGATCCCAATGCGCGGCTGTCGCGCTACTTCCGAAATCCGGACGCCGGCATCACGCGGCGTTCGTCGAACGAAGAGGTGGCCGCCTACCTGCGCCAGCAGGCCGAGGAGGCGGTCAACCGCGCCATCGAGATCATCCGCGACCGCGTGGACCGTTACGGCGTGACGGAGCCGGTCATCCAGAAGCAGGGAACCCGCCGCATTGTGGTCGAGCTGCCGGGCGTGGACGATCCCGAGCGCGTGCGGCGGCTGCTGCGGGGTACGGCCCGGCTGGAGTTCCGCCTGATGGCCGATCCGGAACTGCTGCAGGCGGCCCTTCAGGACATCATTGCCTACTATGAACCCGACACGACGGCTGCGTCCGATACGCTGGCGGCCGCCGATACGGCCACGGCCGACACCTCGCTGGCCTCGCTGCTGGGCGAGCAGCCGTCGCCGGAGCGTCCGCGCAACCCGCTGCTGGCCGTCATGCAGCCGGTGGGGCAGGGCGTAGTGTTCGGCATCGTGGCCGGACCCGACACGGCCCAGGTCAACCGCCTGCTCAGGAATCCCGAAGTGCAGGCCCTGCTGCCGCCCGGGATCGAGCTGCTCTACACGGCCAATCCGGTGGGCACCGACGAGCAGGGGCGGCCGCTCTACTACCTGCTGGGCGTGCGCAAAGAGGTGGAACTGACCGGTGAGGTGATCACGGACGCCCGCGTCGAGTTCGACGAGCTGAACCGACCCCAGGTGTCGATGACCATGAACTCGGAGGGCGCCCGCATCTGGGCCCGCCTGACCGGGGCCAACGTGGGCAAGCACATTGCCATCGTGCTCGATAACGTGGTCTACTCCTATCCCGTGGTCAACGAGCGCATCCCGAGCGGCCGCTCGTCGATCACCGGACTGGACTCGCGGGAGGAGGCCCAGGACATCGTGACCGTGCTCAAGTCCGGCGCGTTGCCGGCACCGGTGGACATCATCGAAGAGCGAACGGTCGGGCCCAGCCTGGGTGAGGCGTCGATTCGAGCCGGACTTCGCTCGGTGCTGACCGGCCTGCTGCTCGTGGCGCTGTTCATGATCTTCTACTATCGTACGGGCGGCATGATTGCCGACCTGGCCCTCGTGCTCAACATCATCTTCATTCTGGGCATTCTGGCTGCTTTTAACGCAACGCTGACGCTGCCGGGCATTGCCGGTATCGTGCTGACCATCGGTATGGCGGTTGACGCGAACGTGCTCATCTTCGAGCGAATCCGTGAGGAACAGGCCACGGGCAAGACGTTGCGGGCGGCCATCGATCTGGGCTATTCGAAGGCCTTCAGCGCCATCTTCGATGCGAACATCACCACGTTCTTCACCGGCGCGATCCTGTACTCGTTCGGCGTCGGGCCCATTCAGGGCTTTGCCGTGACGCTGATGGCCGGTATCGCCGCTTCCATGTTCAGCGCTATCGTCATCACGCGGATCATTTTCGACTACCTGGTGCTGGAGCGGAAACTGATGGTCAGTGTGGGCTAA